The Aquicella siphonis genome contains the following window.
AATACGGAACGATTTCGCTTTTCTCCTGGGTTTATACTTCAGTGGGAGCGGTCTTTTTAGCGCTTACCTTCGCCAGCCTGAACCGGCGCTATCCCAAAACCGGCGGACCCTATGTGTATTGCAAACAAGCCTATGGAAAACTGGCGGGATTTATCGTTGCTTACACCTACTGGACCAGCAACATGGTGTCCATCGCCGGCATAGCGGTTGCATCAACCGGTTATCTCGGGTTTATCACCCCGGTCCTGGATGCAAACGGACCTGCTTACAATCATATGACAGCCCTGGCATGCGAGCTGGGCATTGTCTGGCTATTTACCTTCATCAATATCATTGGTATTCACACAGCAGGTATCGTGCAATTATTTTTGACTCTTATCAAAGTCACGCCTCTGATTCTGGTCATTTTGGTAGGCATGGGCAGTGTGCACCTGGAAAATCTGACCCAATTCACTGTTAGTCACGAATCCACTTTTACTGCCTTGAGCAGTGCGGCGGCATTAACATTCTGGGCATTCATTGGTCTCGAATCTGCCACGGTTCCAGCGGAAAACACCCGGGGATATCGTGATATTTCCCGGGCAACCATATACGGAACCCTGGCCACCGCCGCGATATATATACTGAGCAGCTTTGTCTTGATGGGCATGATTCCGGCTTCCGAACTGAAAAATTCGCAATTTCCCTTCGCGGAAGCAGGCACCATGCTGTTCGGTCCGTACTCTGCTGTATTAATTGCCATCTGCGCGTTCATTTC
Protein-coding sequences here:
- a CDS encoding amino acid permease, whose product is MDRKALNLPILISLVVGNMIGTGIYVLPASLAEYGTISLFSWVYTSVGAVFLALTFASLNRRYPKTGGPYVYCKQAYGKLAGFIVAYTYWTSNMVSIAGIAVASTGYLGFITPVLDANGPAYNHMTALACELGIVWLFTFINIIGIHTAGIVQLFLTLIKVTPLILVILVGMGSVHLENLTQFTVSHESTFTALSSAAALTFWAFIGLESATVPAENTRGYRDISRATIYGTLATAAIYILSSFVLMGMIPASELKNSQFPFAEAGTMLFGPYSAVLIAICAFISGLGALNVCTLIQGQIVFAAARDHLFPRLFAKLSKRDVPVAGQLLSSTLVTLFLILTIEPTLLKQFNNIALLAALLTLLTYFATTLSELKFIIQSGQSFLRVLFTKSMLIALLAAAYSGWMISSFDAQIVGIALLIILFCIPVYYFIIRKYASA